In Zygosaccharomyces rouxii strain CBS732 chromosome A complete sequence, the genomic window CTCCTCTTAGGtgacattttttttacctCCCCCTCAACAAcgaaattcaaagattctaTCGTGGTTTGAAGTATAAGAATAAGAGAAACttaaacaagaacaattacTGCAATTGTTGATTAACCTAAGTGATCCCGCGTatcatcaattgatcaaggTTTTATATAAGGAATTCGTTTGTTCCTTGGATTGTCTGGTTACTCCCCTTTTTCTCCTCccatttttctcttcttctatCTCTCGATTATTGACCTTATTTAGGATCTCGAGAGTCGTCGtatcatcattattgtATATCTCTTCTAATTGACCCATAAGAATCAGAATTAGGATGTTGAACGTCAGAATTCCAAGCATTGCTGCCAAATTGGCTCCATTGAAGTCATCTTCCGCTCTGTTACAATCCACTCGTATGGCTTCATCTCAAACGATGACCGTTAGAGAAGCTCTTAATGCTGCAATGGCTGAAGAAATGGATCGTGATGACGATGTGTTTTTGATTGGTGAAGAGGTGGCACAATACAATGGTGCTTATAAAGTTTCAAAGGGTCTCTTGGATCGTTTCGGTGAACGTCGTGTTGTTGATACTCCAATTACAGAATACGGGTTTGCCGGTCTTTCGGTTGGTGCTGCATTGAAGGGtttgaaaccaattgtGGAATTTATGTCCTTTAACTTCTCCATGCAAGCCATTGATCATGTTATTAACTCAGCAGCCAAGACTCATTACATGTCTGGTGGTACTCAAAAATGTCAAATTACTTTCAGAGGTCCAAATGGTGCTGGTGTTGGTCTTGGTGCACAACATTCTCAAGATTACGCGGCCTGGTACGGTGCTATCCCAGGTTTAAAGGTTCTTACTCCATGGTCATCCGAGGATGCTAAGGGTCTAATGAAGGCTGCCATCAGAGATCCAAACCCTGTTGTCgttttggaagatgaagttttGTACGGTGAATCATTTGAAGTTAGTGACGAAGTTATGTCACCTGATTATGTGACCCCATTTAAAGCTAAG contains:
- the PDB1 gene encoding pyruvate dehydrogenase (acetyl-transferring) subunit E1 beta (highly similar to uniprot|P32473 Saccharomyces cerevisiae YBR221C); its protein translation is MLNVRIPSIAAKLAPLKSSSALLQSTRMASSQTMTVREALNAAMAEEMDRDDDVFLIGEEVAQYNGAYKVSKGLLDRFGERRVVDTPITEYGFAGLSVGAALKGLKPIVEFMSFNFSMQAIDHVINSAAKTHYMSGGTQKCQITFRGPNGAGVGLGAQHSQDYAAWYGAIPGLKVLTPWSSEDAKGLMKAAIRDPNPVVVLEDEVLYGESFEVSDEVMSPDYVTPFKAKVEREGTDVTLVAYTRNVGFAVQAAEILDKQHGVAAEVINLRSIRPLDMDTVIKSVKKTNHLVTVESGFPHFGVGAEIAAQIMESEAFDYLDAPVQRVTAADVPTPYAKKLEELSFPDADTVVTATKEVLSIE